Proteins encoded together in one Impatiens glandulifera chromosome 1, dImpGla2.1, whole genome shotgun sequence window:
- the LOC124921226 gene encoding glycine-rich protein 23-like: MAKLCLVFVFALILVHASSAARNVPSPDQTVNSVLPNANGPNGKGLKDKKCVTGGVIGVGGVIPLGGLGGVGGLGGGSGLGGVGGLGGGSGLGGGSGLGGVGGLGGGSGLGGVGGLGGGSGLGGLGGGVGGLGGVGGGVGGLGGVGGGVGSGVGGVAGVGGGVGGVAGGVGAGVGGAAGVGGGVGSLG; the protein is encoded by the exons ATGGCAAAGTTGTGTTTAGTGTTTGTCTTTGCTTTGATTCTAGTGCATGCCAGTTCTGCAGCTAGGAATGTTCCTAGTCCTGATCAGACTGTTAATAGTGTTTTGCCTAATGCCAACGGACCTAATGGGAAAGGTCTCAAGGACAAGAAGTGTGTCACCGGCGGTGTCATTGGAGTAGGCGGTGTTATCCCCCTCG GTGGACTCGGAGGAGTTGGTGGTCTTGGTGGCGGAAGTGGGCTCGGAGGAGTTGGTGGTCTTGGTGGAGGAAGTGGACTCGGTGGAGGAAGTGGACTCGGAGGAGTTGGTGGTCTTGGTGGAGGAAGTGGACTAGGAGGAGTAGGCGGGCTAGGTGGAGGAAGTGGGCTTGGAGGTCTTGGTGGTGGAGTTGGTGGGTTAGGCGGTGTTGGTGGCGGAGTTGGTGGGTTAGGAGGTGTTGGTGGTGGTGTGGGTAGTGGTGTTGGTGGGGTAGCCGGTGTTGGTGGTGGAGTTGGGGGTGTTGCTGGTGGTGTTGGTGCCGGAGTTGGTGGTGCAGCTGGAGTTGGGGGAGGTGTGGGCAGTCTAGGATAG
- the LOC124920648 gene encoding 40S ribosomal protein S15-like, whose product MADVDPEIAAGQPKKRTFKKFSYRGVDLDALLDMSTDELVKHFNARQRRRFQRGLKRKPMALIKKLRKSKREAPPGEKPELVKTHLRNMIIVPEMIGSVIGVYNGKTFNQIEIKPEMIGHYLAEFSISYKPVKHGRPGIGATHSSRFIPLK is encoded by the exons ATG GCTGATGTCGATCCTGAGATTGCTGCTGGACAGCCAAAGAAGAGAACGTTCAAGAAGTTCAGTTACAGGGGCGTTGATTTAGATGCTCTTCTTGATATGTCCACAGATGAACTAGTCAAGCACTTCAATGCTCGACAGAGGAGAAG GTTCCAGAGAGGTCTGAAGCGAAAGCCGATGGCTTTGATCAAGAAGCTTCGAAAATCG AAACGTGAGGCACCACCAGGTGAGAAGCCAGAGCTTGTAAAAACCCATCTGCGAAACATGATCATTGTACCTGAGATGATAGGTAGTGTAATTGGAGTTTACAATGGGAAGACCTTCAACCAAATTGAGATTAAGCCTGAAATGATTGGTCACTATTTGGCTGAGTTCTCGATCTCGTATAAACCTGTTAAGCATGGAAGGCCTGGTATTGGTGCTACCCATTCTTCAAGGTTCATTCCTCTCAAGTGA
- the LOC124920924 gene encoding putative pentatricopeptide repeat-containing protein At3g49142, with translation MFFSFFFLRRKASSLLPQIFISASDFSSFSFDHLTINHHSPNLIKQTHARICLHGLHLESFFATKLISAYSACGYQDDSRAVFESVPIKNVYLWNTTITGYVKNRLYNQSFFLFNQMNISTHDSPDDFTFSILAKASSAMGDLLVAKSVHGKCIRVGYMSDTVLANSLLSMYAAIGQFMDASLVFDEMPQRNVSSWNALIAGYTSISHCNHNNYVWDCIKRMQIDGFKPNAYTASTLLPCCEHDNNKSDRGKELHCYIVKNTTGYDDHTGCCLIDMYSRTNRIKLARRIFDRLKQRNVFAWTAMVNGSVLNGEPGEAIVLFREMQFLDGIEPNRVSLLSILPAFGSQSGLMGGRQIHGYAFRRQLNHEPPLSNALIDMYSKCGSLIHARLVFDNGSFSKDTISWSTMISAYGLHGKGEEAVDLYYTMIRFGIKPDKVTIVGVLSACGRTGLVNEGLNIYKSGVNEFGIEPTMEMCACMVNMLSQSGQLDRALEFIQGMGMEPGPSVWGALLSGSVIHGNVNLQDLAIKILMKIEPENPSNYVSLSNIHASSKRWDVVANVRSVMKERKMRKLPGCSWIDVNNKTHSFYVADIAHTCSNLIYEMVGDIASGMKVIQYVPDLENS, from the coding sequence AtgttcttctccttcttcttccttcGCCGCAAGgcatcttctcttcttcctcaaATTTTCATCTCTGCTTCCgatttctcttctttctcattCGACCATCTTACTATCAACCATCACTCTCCCAACCTCATCAAACAGACCCATGCTCGCATCTGCTTACATGGACTCCATCTTGAATCTTTCTTCGCCACTAAACTCATATCCGCCTACTCTGCGTGTGGTTACCAAGATGATTCCCGAGCCGTCTTTGAATCAGTTCCAATTAAGAACGTCTATCTATGGAATACAACCATCACCGGATACGTTAAGAATCGTCTTTATAACCAAAGTTTCTTCCTCTTTAACCAAATGAACATCAGCACCCACGACTCGCCTGATGATTTCACCTTCTCTATTCTCGCAAAAGCCTCCTCCGCCATGGGCGATCTTCTCGTCGCGAAATCCGTTCATGGTAAGTGCATTAGAGTTGGGTATATGTCGGATACCGTCCTTGCTAATTCCCTCTTATCCATGTACGCTGCAATTGGCCAGTTCATGGATGCTAGTTTGGTGTTCGACGAAATGCCGCAAAGAAATGTATCATCTTGGAATGCTTTAATTGCAGGTTATACAAGTATTTCTCACTGTAATCACAACAATTACGTCTGGGATTGCATTAAACGGATGCAGATTGACGGGTTTAAACCGAATGCCTACACCGCTTCCACCCTTCTTCCTTGTTGCGAACATGATAACAACAAATCGGATCGTGGAAAAGAGCTTCATTGTTACATAGTGAAGAACACCACGGGCTACGACGATCATACTGGTTGCTGTTTGATAGATATGTATTCCAGAACTAACAGAATCAAGTTGGCAAGACGAATATTCGATAGGTTAAAACAAAGAAACGTCTTTGCGTGGACTGCAATGGTTAACGGAAGTGTACTAAATGGAGAACCGGGTGAGGCTATAGTTCTTTTTCGTGAAATGCAATTTCTAGACGGAATTGAACCGAATAGGGTTTCACTTTTGAGTATTCTTCCTGCATTCGGCTCACAGAGTGGACTAATGGGTGGAAGACAGATCCATGGATATGCTTTTAGAAGACAACTGAATCATGAACCTCCTTTGAGCAATGCTCTAATAGATATGTACTCCAAATGTGGCAGTCTTATACATGCTAGATTAGTGTTTGACAACGGTTCGTTTTCTAAAGACACGATTTCTTGGAGCACGATGATTTCTGCTTACGGGTTACATGGAAAAGGCGAGGAAGCGGTTGATCTGTATTACACTATGATTCGATTCGGTATCAAACCTGACAAGGTTACCATAGTGGGAGTTCTTTCGGCCTGTGGTAGGACAGGACTTGTTAATGAAGGActcaatatttataaatcagGTGTAAATGAGTTTGGAATTGAACCCACAATGGAAATGTGTGCTTGTATGGTCAATATGTTGAGCCAATCCGGTCAGCTAGACCGAGCCTTGGAGTTTATCCAGGGAATGGGGATGGAACCGGGTCCAAGCGTATGGGGAGCACTTCTCAGTGGTTCTGTGATTCACGGAAATGTGAATTTACAAGATTTGGCGATTAAGATTCTTATGAAGATAGAACCTGAAAACCCTTCTAACTATGTTTCACTTTCCAATATACATGCCTCTTCCAAGAGGTGGGATGTTGTTGCTAATGTTAGAAGTGTTATGAAGGAGAGAAAGATGAGGAAGTTGCCCGGATGCAGTTGGATCGACGTTAATAACAAAACTCATAGTTTTTATGTTGCTGATATCGCGCAcacttgttcaaatttgattTATGAAATGGTGGGCGATATCGCTTCGGGAATGAAGGTTATACAATATGTTCCTGATTTAGAAAATTCATAA
- the LOC124920925 gene encoding cysteine proteinase inhibitor A-like, whose protein sequence is MTTVVGGIREGNSANNLEIDSLARFAVEEHNKKSNSLLEFGKVVNVKEQVVAGTVYHITLEALDKKVYEAKVWVKPWMNFKELQEFKLAD, encoded by the exons ATGACAACTGTTGTTGGAGGGATTCGCGAAGGGAACTCGGCCAACAACCTGGAGATCGACAGCCTTGCCCGATTTGCAGTGGAGGAACACAACAAGAAATCG AATTCACTATTGGAGTTTGGGAAAGTGGTGAACGTGAAGGAGCAAGTTGTTGCTGGAACTGTATACCATATAACACTGGAGGCACTTGACAAGAAGGTTTATGAAGCCAAGGTCTGGGTCAAGCCATGGATGAATTTCAAGGAGCTCCAAGAATTCAAGCTTGCAGATTAA